A window of Littorina saxatilis isolate snail1 linkage group LG7, US_GU_Lsax_2.0, whole genome shotgun sequence contains these coding sequences:
- the LOC138971216 gene encoding uncharacterized protein, whose product MATLEIEREDVKLPQDQAKRLAFVLYNVLTPEECQKYIKDTEKKGYEKALVNTGFGRQQLMTDVRNSDRCIIDSIEEADKLWQRVKPFVPAEWNGHQVVGLNERLRFLRYDSGQYFKPHYDGEYRRENGERSYITLQLYLNEGFKGGSTTFLSRCQTERVEVVPRIGSVLIFQHDIYHEGSELKKGRKYAMRTDVMYQRKQPLGIK is encoded by the exons ATGGCTACTCTGGAGATAGAGCGTGAAGATGTGAAGTTACCGCAAGATCAAGCCAAGCGTCTCGCATTTGTTCTCTACAACGTGCTGACACCAGAG GAATGTCAGAAGTATATCAAAGACACGGAAAAGAAGGGGTATGAAAAAGCCCTAGTTAACACAGGTTTTGGGAG GCAACAGCTGATGACGGATGTGCGGAACAGCGATCGCTGCATCATTGACAGCATAGAGGAGGCAGACAAACTGTGGCAGCGAGTTAAACCATTCGTCCCCGCTGAGTGGAATGGGCACCAAGTTGTGGGACTGAACGAAAG GCTGAGATTTTTGCGCTACGACTCTGGCCAGTACTTCAAACCTCACTATGATGGAGAGTACAGACGTGAAAACGGAGAGAGAAGTTACATCACTCTTCAGCTGTATCTTAATGAG GGTTTCAAAGGAGGAAGCACAACATTTTTGTCACGGTGTCAAACAGAGAGGGTTGAAGTCGTTCCCAGAATAG GTTCTGTGTTGATCTTTCAACATGACATCTACCACGAAGGATCGGAACTGAAAAAGGGACGCAAATATGCCATGCGCACGGACGTCATGTACCAGCGAAAGCAGCCGTTAGGCATTAAGTAA